One genomic region from Xenopus laevis strain J_2021 chromosome 2L, Xenopus_laevis_v10.1, whole genome shotgun sequence encodes:
- the LOC121399830 gene encoding tumor protein p53-inducible protein 13-like, whose amino-acid sequence VLLFCSLDLSDFFSLQLNIHVDLPDKSVYTCPGRHWPFPVQVFPSITTHYEPEKSHGACMDTEIVYATPIPNSGVHRPKWARYGEYAYCPPQRWPHNLEHGGVVFLYHPCVHPKLKKALVHGARSCVYKHIITPHMNLSTERPLALVTWGSTLEMSHIDLCEVRNWLTANMDRTREREMDMDGSYQDLLVRPSSVFFDKHDKKLCPKICCQQENCGLKRRRRDSALLGSAHILASTPIYNASARIMNSTAVSVEQTAVDANKSQPVISHTVLRTPLSSSTSEDKVHVTLDRSGVSEKKDDLVDPDGSRYMESNVSALLPESTFMNISKGSPDMNLNSPTVQSRNTSNDLGGSQTVPSPTSMQKESGTSTTHNNSIAGKTTVEGPGTATTTQQEEKMPEPPVGLSSTTAPKPTAAVIEEKEECSCKHEPTKEASAAAQKASGVGQIKASDVFVSTPRTEEAAWAAACLTFLFVLLTLSVLYTQLYKKFRKSQSLYWPPEGIAAETETSVVKRRLMPGHSKRKKWIKHKKTPVLLYESLSESSE is encoded by the exons GTGCTTTTATTCTGCTCTTTAGACTTATCGGATTTCTTTTCATTGCAGTTGAATATTCATGTGGACCTTCCAGACAAGAGTGTGTATACATGTCCCGGGAGACACTGGCCTTTTCCAGTTCAG GTGTTTCCAAGCATTACCACTCATTATGAACCAGAG AAGTCACACGGCGCCTGTATGGACACTGAGATAGTGTATGCAACCCCGATTCCCAACAG tgGCGTGCACCGTCCAAAATGGGCCAGATATGGAGAGTATGCGTATTGTCCCCCACAGCGCTGGCCGCATAACCTTGAG CATGGAGGGGTTGTTTTCTTGTACCATCCCTGTGTTCACCCCAAGCTGAAAAAAGCACTTGTCCATGGAGCTCGCTCCTGCGTATACAAGCACATAATCACCCCTCACATGAACCTTTCAACTGAACGG CCTCTTGCCCTGGTCACCTGGGGCTCCACTCTGGAGATGTCACATATAGATCTCTGTGAAGTTAGAAACTGGCTAACGGCCAACATGGACAGAACTAGAGAACGAGAAATGGACATGGATGGTTCGTATCAGGACTTGCTTGTCCGGCCATCGTCGGTGTTCTTTGATAAACATGACAAGAAGCTTTGCCCCAAAATTTGCTGCCAG CAAGAAAACTGTGGtttgaagagaagaagaagggaCTCTGCATTACTTGGTTCTGCCCATATATTAGCAAGCACTCCTATTTATAATGCCAGTGCAAGAATAATGAACAGTACTGCAGTGTCAGTAGAACAAACAGCAGTTGATGCCAATAAAAGTCAGCCTGTAATCTCACACACAGTATTGAGGACTCCTTTATCATCTTCAACATCTGAAGATAAGGTTCACGTAACATTAGATCGGTCTGGTGTGTCCGAAAAAAAAGATGACCTTGTAGATCCAGATGGAAGCCGTTATATGGAGAGCAATGTTTCTGCTTTACTACCAGAATCCACCTTCATGAATATTTCCAAAGGCTCTCCTGACATGAACTTGAATTCTCCAACTGTACAGAGCAGGAACACATCCAATGATCTAGGGGGCAGCCAGACTGTGCCATCTCCAACTTCCATGCAAAAAGAGTCAGGCACTTCGACAACCCACAACAATAGCATTGCAGGAAAAACTACTGTTGAGGGCCCAGGTACTGCAACAACCACCCAACAAGAAGAAAAGATGCCTGAGCCTCCTGTGGGCCTTTCATCTACTACTGCTCCCAAACCAACTGCTGCCGttatagaagaaaaagaagagtgCAGTTGCAAGCACGAGCCAACAAAAGAGGCATCGGCTGCAGCACAGAAGGCTTCTGGTGTTGGACAAATAAAAGCCTCAGATGTGTTTGTGTCTACCCCACGAACAGAGGAGGCAGCATGGGCAGCTGCATGTCTCACTTTCCTATTTGTGTTGTTGACTTTGTCTGTTTTGTACACACAACTCTACAAGAAGTTCCGCAAGAGCCAAAGTCTGTATTGGCCCCCAGAAGGAATTGCAGCTGAGACAGAGACTT CTGTTGTTAAGAGGAGGCTGATGCCAGGTCACTCCAAGAGGAAGAAGTGGATTAAACACAAGAAAACACCAGTGCTTCTATATGAAAGTTTAAGTGAGAGTTCAGAGTAG
- the LOC121399834 gene encoding protein ABHD15-like, with product MLLVIGLNCLVGLWVMVILLGVLSRYMFLTKRQAENRNRDDEEEDVFGDFWESHPGGTQLIYKPSALANWLLRDLQRQSLLQSTDWWMRKWPHIQTIIQNLLPADKILELARDHLQLADGGIVALDWVVGPRGISGTRRGTNTAGSPPLLFIIPNPFGKLTKNTEQFCLRALEKGFYPVIFNRRGQNGCPLVTVKLQAFGEPADLKEAVSYVRFRHPSSLLFLISEGLGSGLLLSYLGECGSSSYITAASCISPVFRCQEWFETGLPWLYDCLLLLYQKFHLSSQSQGSRVVATLMADAGG from the coding sequence ATGCTACTGGTGATTGGCCTAAATTGCCTGGTTGGACTGTGGGTCATGGTGATCCTGCTTGGTGTACTTTCCAGGTATATGTTTTTAACTaagaggcaggcagagaacagaAATAGAGATGATGAAGAGGAGGATGTTTTTGGAGACTTCTGGGAGTCCCATCCTGGGGGTACACAGCTGATCTACAAACCCTCTGCTCTTGCTAACTGGTTGCTGAGAGATCTTCAACGTCAGTCATTGCTACAATCAACGGATTGGTGGATGAGGAAATGGCCTCATATTCAGACAATTATTCAGAACTTGCTCCCGGCTGACAAGATATTGGAGTTGGCCCGGGATCATCTGCAGCTGGCTGATGGTGGAATAGTTGCCTTGGACTGGGTAGTTGGACCAAGAGGTATTTCAGGAACTAGAAGAGGCACCAATACAGCCGGAAGCCCACCGTTGCTCTTTATCATTCCAAACCCATTTGGAAAGTTGACAAAAAACACTGAGCAATTTTGCCTTCGGGCATTAGAAAAAGGCTTTTACCCAGTAATTTTTAATAGGAGAGGGCAGAATGGCTGCCCCTTGGTTACAGTGAAGCTCCAAGCTTTTGGGGAGCCAGCAGATCTGAAAGAGGCTGTGAGTTATGTACGTTTTAGGCACCCATCCTCCTTGTTGTTTCTGATCAGTGAAGGGTTAGGATCAGGACTTCTGCTTTCCTACCTGGGGGAATGTGGTTCCTCCAGCTACATCACAGCGGCCTCATGCATTTCTCCAGTCTTTCGTTGCCAGGAATGGTTTGAGACTGGGCTACCATGGCTGTACGACTGCCTCCTGCTTCTCTATCAGAAATTCCATCTCAGTAG